The genome window GAAAGAAGAATTTAAAAATAGAAAAGGGTATAAAATCCCCCTCTCCGCCCTGTAGGTCGCGTTTTCTCCCCCTCTCCCCATTCCTCCCTCCCCGGGAGGCCTTTTTAATTATTAATAAAATCAGGAGAAGGAAATGAGAATAGCAGGAATTCAAAAATTCTCTCTAATAGACTTTCCTGGAAAACTATCTGCTGTTTTGTTTGTTCAGGGATGCAATTTCAGATGTGGATACTGTCATAACAGGGAGCTGGTTTTGCCAGAATATTTTTCTTCTACGATACCAGAAGAAGAAGTTTTCCAGTTTCTCAAAAACAGAGTAGGAAAACTGCAGGGTGTTGTAATTACAGGTGGAGAACCTACAATTTTTACTGACCTTATTCAGTTTATAAAGAAAATAAAATCTCTGGGATTTAGCGTCAAGCTTGATACTAACGGTTCAAATCCTGAAGTTTTAAAAGAAATAATAGAAAATAAGCTTGTAGATTACATAGCAATGGATATAAAAGCTCCTATTGGCAGATACAAGGAAATCACTGGCGTAGAGACTGATACAGAAAAAATTTTAAGCTCTGTGGAACTTATCAAAAATTCAGGAATTGATTATGAGTTTAGAACAACGCTTATAAAGGATTTTCATTCCTTAAAAGAAATCCTACAAATATGTCAGATTATAAAAGGTTGTAAAAAATATGTCTTACAGAACTTTAATTCTTCATCATCTCTGGTATCCCAGGAATATGAGAAAAAATCTGGATTTTTACAAGAAGAAATTAAAAACTTAAAAAATCAGCTAAAAAAATCCTGTCCTAATGTCGCTATAAGGAATTAATTGTGGCAAGTTTATAGGCCAGTTTAACAGCTTCCACAAAAGATGATGGGTCTGCGATATTTTTACCTGCAATATCAAATCCTGTTCCGTGGTCTGGAGATGTGCGGATAAAAGGAAGTCCCAGTGTAATATTAATTGCTTTTTTGAAACATAAAAGCTTTAGAGGAATTAACCCCTGGTCATGATACATGGCAAAATATGCATCAAATTCATCTCTGCGGTTAAAAGCTGTATCTGCTGATAAAGCACCTACAATATCAAAGCCTTCTTTCCTGAGAGTATCTATTGCTGGCTGGATAATTTCTATTTCTTCTGTTCCTATATTCCCACCATCTCCAGCATGGGGATTAAGTCCCAGAACAGCTATTTTAGGGGAGTTTATTCTGAATTTATTTTTTAGTTCTCTGTCCAGTAGTTTTATTTTTGAGATTATATTTTCTTTTTTTATTGCTTTTGGAACATCTTTTAGAGGAATATGGGTTGTTGCCAGTGCAACCTTCAATTCATCGCACATAAGCATCATGATGTAATTTTTTACACCTGAAACATGGGCAAGATAATCTGTATGCCCTGCAAATCTAAAGCCTGCTTCCATAACATACTGTTTTGATATTGGAAGCGTAACAAGGACATCAGCTTTTTTTCTAAGTATATCTTTTACTGCGTTTTCAAGAAATAAAATAGCTGCCTTACCCGTTTCTATACTGGGTTTTCCCGGCTGGAAATCTTTGTCATAAATATTTATCAGGAAAAATCCTTGTGAGTTAGCTTCTTCAGGAGAGGATATTAGAGCATACTCAAAACTTTGACCTGTTATTTCTTTAGCCTTTTCAATGGCTTTTTGACTTCCGTAAATGATGTAGGAAGCTTCAGGTAGTTTTTTACTACCTTTTACTAAAATTTCAGGTGAAATACCGGCAGGGTCGCCAAGGGAGATTGCTATCTTTACCATACAATTACTTTGTTTGCCTTTTCAATAATATCTATTATTTCTGTGTATTCAAGGAGTTTGTCTTCAGGAATTCTTATATTTCTTGCGAGGGCATCCTCTTTGCAGGCAGCCCAGTTATCTATATAAGGCACCCTTAAAACTGCATCCTGGATAAGAATAATCATATCATCATCTTCAAGCATATCAGCTTCTGGAAAATCAGCAGGTCTTTTTATTATCCACAGATTATTCACCATGTTATCACCACCTCAGCTTCTTTGACTATTTCACAGATGTCATCTTTTGGTATTACCTGAACTTCCACCGGCCAGTTTTTTGGTTTAATTCCCCTTTCTCTTATAGCTTCTTCTTCAGCTATAATACTGGCTTCCATCATACCAAGGGCTTCCATAGATTTATCAATAGGCTCTATCCCTATCATCTGCGGTTTCCAGTCTGTAAGTGTGTAAACACCATCTTTAAGGAATATTACCGATAAGGAATGTTCCATTGATAATCCTACTGACTGTCTAAGGGCTTCAAAGGCTTTCCAGCTAAAAGGATTTGATTTTATTATTACAACTACTTTTTTCTTCGCCATTTTTTCACCATCAGGAGAGCATTATCACTTTATCTGCTTCTGTGATTAGTTTAGAAAGACCATACATACTGCTACTTTCTGCCCATTCCTCAGGCTTAATCTTCCTCTGCTCTGCATTATGGGCACAGTAGTAAACCTGAGCCCCTTTATCTACAAGCTCTTTTATCTCAGGGCGAACTATTGAATAAATACCATTACCCATAAAGAATATTCTTGTTTTATGATTTCTTTCCAGAGACGCAGTAGCAAGCTTAACTGCCGTATTAAAATCATGTGAATAGGGATTACTTGCCATTATTATTAACAAGTTCATTTTACCTTCCTTATAATAACTTCCCAGAGATTATCGTCTATCTGGTTTATTTCAAGAACTTCCTGACCTTCTTCTCTCATACTTTTTGGCACATTTTCTACAGAAGGTTTATAGTCAAGGATAACCCTGAGAACCTGTCCAGGCTCCATCTGTTCCATTATTAGCTTACTTTTTACAAAAGTAAATGGACAAACTTCACCTTTTAAATCCAGCTCTCTATCAACCTTTATCTCAGACATCTTTCCTCCTTAAAAATGAATATCACAGGCCTGGTCATATTCAATAAGTTCTTTAATCGTTGGATTTTCACCACAGAGAGGACATTTTTTATCCTTTCTTAATTTAACAATATTAAATTCTGTTGTCAGGGCATCAAAAACAAGTAGTTTACCAACAAGTGGCTCACCTATTTCCAGAATTAGCTTAAGAGCTTCATTTGCCTGCAGTGTTCCCATTATTCCACCTACTACACCAAGAAGACCTGCTTCCTGACATGAAGGAACAAGTCCCGGAGGTGGAGGTTCAGGGAAAAGACATCTATAACATGGTGAGTTTTCCTTATCTCTATAATCAAATGTTGTTAGCTGCCCTTCAAATCTCAGTATTGCTGCCGATACAAGAGGTTTTCCAAGGAAATAACAGGCATCATTTACAAGAAATCTTGTTGGAAAGTTATCTGAACCATCAAGGACAACATCATAGTCCTTGATAATATCCATTACATTGCCTTTGTGAATTCTTTCGTTATATGCAATTACATTAACATCTGGATTTAATGCCTCAAGGGTCATTTTTGCTGATTCTACTTTTGGTTTACCTACCCTTTCTGTGTTATGGAGTATCTGTCTCTGGAGATTTGAAAAATCAACAACATCAAAATCAACTATTCCTATTGTTCCAACTCCTGCTGCTGCAAGATAGTATAAAGCCGGTGAACCTAATCCACCTGCTCCAACAACCAGAACTTTAGATTGGAGGAGTTTTTGCTGACCTTTTCCTCCAACTTCAGGAAGTATTATATGCCTGCTGTATCTTTTTATTTGTTCCTCAGTAAACTGAAATGACATTCAACCACCTCGCAAAAGGGATATATGTAGAAATATATAAGGCTATATGATATATCAACTTATTTAAAAATTCAATTAATCTTAAATCCCGCAGAACCTTAAAAAAACTGTGTTTTTTCATAGTATCTACTAACAATAAAAAGTTTATAATAGTTTTAGTGAGAAAAATTTTAACGAGGTAAAAGGATAAATGGAAAATATTGATTGGCTGTGTATTAACACAATCAGAGTTCTATCATTAGACCAAATTCAAACAGCAAAATCAGGACACCCTGGAATGCCCCTTGGTGCATCGCCTATGGCTTATGTTCTGTGGGATAAGTTTCTGAGACATAATCCCAAAAACCCCAACTGGTTCAACAGGGACAGATTTATTTTATCAGCCGGACATGCATCTGCAATGCTTTATTCATTACTTCATCTTTATGGATATGATTTACCTCTGGAGGAGCTAAAAAGATTTAGGCAGTGGGGAAGCAAAACCCCGGGACATCCTGAATATGGACACACTCCCGGTGTGGAAGCAACTACAGGTCCTCTTGGACAGGGATTTGGAATGGGTGTTGGAATGGCAATTGCTGAGTGTTTCCTTGCAAACTACTTCAACAGGGAAGGATTTAATATAATTGACCATTACACTTATGCTATTGTTTCTGATGGAGATTTAATGGAAGGCATCTCCTCTGAAGCAGCTGCACTGGCAGGTAGATTGAAACTTGGAAAACTCATATACCTGTATGATGACAACCATATTACTATAGATGGTCCTACAGATATTACATGGAATGAAGATATAGAGCTTAGATTTAAAGCCCATGGCTGGCATGTGATTACTGTTCCAGATGGAGAAGATTTAGATGCAATTTATGGGGCAATTAAGGCAGCTCAGGACGAAAAAGAAAAACCTTCTTTAATCAGGATAAAAACCCATATAGGCTGGCACTCGCCTAAACAGGACAATCCTGCAGTTCACGGGGCACCTTTATCTGAAGAAGAAGCAAAAGCCACCAAAAAGGCTTTAGGATTTCCTGAAGATAAGATGTTTTACATTCCCCAAGAGGCATTAAATCATTTTAGAAAAGCTATAGACAGGGGAAGAGAGTTAGAAGAGCAATGGAACAAAATGTTTGAAGAATACAAAAAAGCCTATCCTGAACTGGCAGCTGAGTTTGAAAGATTTATAAAAGGAGAACTTCCTGAAGGCTGGGATGAGGAACTACCAGTTTATACAGATACATCTAAAAAAATAGCCACAAGGTCTGCCTCTGGAGAAACCTTAAATGCCCTTGCAGATAAAATTCCTAATATAATAGGCGGTTCTGCAGACCTTGCCTCATCTAATAAGGTTGTTTTAAAAGGCAAAGGTGAATTTTATTGTGATACTCCTTCAGGGAGAAATATTCACTTCGGTATTAGAGAACATGCTATGGGAGCTGCTGTCAATGGAATGGCTCTCCATGGTGGACTAATTCCTTTTGGTGCAACATTCTTCGTGTTTTCTGATTATATGAGGGCATCTGTAAGACTTGCTGCATTAATGGGTGTTCATTCTATATTTGTTTACACCCACGATAGTATTGGTGTAGGTGAAGATGGTCCAACACACCAGCCAATAGAACACCTCATGAGTTTCAGGGTAATGCCAGACCTTACGGTTATAAGACCTGCTGATGCCAACGAAACCGTTGAGGCATGGAAGATTGCAATAAGAGAGAAAAAACCGGTTGTTCTGGTTTTAACAAGACAAAATGTCCCTGTTTTAGACCCTCAAAAATATGACATAAAAAATGGTGTTCAGAAAGGAGCCTATATACTGGAAGATGATGATAATCCGGATATTATCCTAATCGGGACAGGTTCTGAAGTTCATGTATGCCTTGGAGCTGCTGAGATACTAAGAAAAGAAGGCAAAAAAGTCAGAGTTGTTTCTATGCCTTCATGGGAGTTATTCTTCAAACAATCGGAAGAATACAGAAAATCTATCCTTCCTTCAGGAACACCAAAACTGGCTGTTGAAGCTGGCTCATCTCTTGGATGGAAAGAGATTGTCGGAGAAAATGGAGCAGTGGTCGGTATGGAAAGTTTTGGTGCATCAGCCCCTGGTAATGTCCTTATGGAAAAATTTGGATTTACACCTGAAAATGTTGCAAATAAAGCAAAAGAGTTGCTGGGAGAGTAATCTCTCCCGGCTTTTAATAATCTATAATTAATGAAGTGAGAAAAGTTGTATCTGTTTTTTTAACATCCGGAGAAGGAGTATTATTTTGGTAGGCTATTCTGTAGCCTATTCCTAATGATAAATGGGAATTAATTTTAACCTGAATTCCTGTATCAGAGTTTATAAAATAGGTTTTTGTATCCTCTAAATTCACCCTATATTTAAATTCTTCAATAAATTTCAAATTATCCAAAATGTACCATGTGTAATCTATTTCTACTGTTCCAGTGGTATAGTCATTACTTCCACCAGTTTTAAAATCCTCAAATGTATAACCTATAGAAGTAAGTCCTTTTAGATAATGCTTTTTAGTCTTAATAACATCATAACCCAAACCACCTGACCAGGTTGTTTGATAATTATAACCGGAGAATTTATCCCTCAGATAATCACCCTGCAAAAATACAAATAATCTATCTCCCAAAAGCCTTTCCCACCTACCTAAAAGATAAAGTTTATTAGTATTTTCCTTATTATTTGTCTTTCCATAGAAAAATTCTCCTTTGCCAAAAAAACGATTGAGTTTAAACTCTTTTTTTAGCTGTATTTTTGTCGCAAATGTTTCTGTATTAGAATTTCCAGAAGTTTTAACATAAGAAAGTTCCCCATGCAAAACATAAGAATTTGTGGATACTGCAAATACCGATATAGGCAATCCTAATATTATTAAAAAAGTTCTTTTGAACATTCTTAACGCTCCAAAAACAAATATCTTCCCATCCTATAAAAAATGAAAAAAATTTTCAATCTTTATATAATAATTGCAAAATATTTGCATTAGCAATAAGGAGGGTCAGAATGAAAAAAGTTTTAATATCAGCACTACTTTCATTTCCAGCCTTTGCCTATCAGCTGGACAATATAAAGATTGAAGCTGGATACGGTACAAAATCAGAAATTTCTCAGATAACCTCCCCTGTAAATGTGATAACAGGAGAGGAGATAAATGAAAAACATCCATTTGATTTTAAAGATACTATTTTCAACAGAAATGGCTTTGCTTTCAGCTCAAATGGTGGATTTGGTCAGACAGTTTCTATATACCTGTGGGGGACACATCCTAAAAGAACGGTTTTATATATTGATGGAATTAGAGCAAATGATTTTACAACCCCAAACCAATCAGCCGCTTATGAACTTTTTATGATGGATGATATTCAGAGGATAGAAATAGTGAAAGGTATCCAGTCCGGTGTATGGGGTGCTGATGCTGTAGGTGGAGTGATTAATATTGTCACTCAAAAACCTGAAAAGGGTTTTCATCTGAAAACCTCTGGGCTTATAGGTGATTACAACACAAAAAAAGCAGGGATAACTCTTTCCTATGCCAATGAAAAAATAGATATGCTTTTAGGCTATCACTGGTTTAAAACCTCTGGATTTTCAGCTGCAGAACCTTTGAATAAAAGATGGGACGAGGCAGGCTACGAAAGAGACCCATACAGAAATGAAACTGTTAACTTTAAAATGGGCTGGAATATTACTCCAAAAGATAGAGTTGAAGCTGTTGTAAAAAATATTGATGCAGTTATACATTATGATGCTGCAGCTGCCGTTGATGCAAAGGATTACGATGACCCGTTCGCTTTTGGAATTTCTGAATATTTTAATCACTACAGCCAGAAATTCTATAAGTTGCAGTATGACAAAAAGTTCAAAAATAATCATCTAACTCTTTTATTTGCCAAATCCAAGTTCAGCAGAACTCAATATGGGGGATATGAGGGTGAATACAGAGAATATACAATTAAAGATAAATTCAACTACTCCTTTGGATTTGTAAAATTCGGATTTTCCAGACAGAATTTTATTCAAAGTAAAGATGGGTATTCCATACCAAAACTTTCCAGATACCATAACAATGGTTATTATCTAACAAACCTTTCAAAGATTAATAGATTTTATCTTTCCCAGTCTATTAGACATGACAGTTATTCTGTCTTCAAAGACAAAACCACATGGAAGTTAGGGGCAAAATATCTGTTTAACAAAGATTTATACGTATCGGCAAACTGGGGGACAGGATACAACGTGCCTACAATAGACCAGCTTTTTAATCCTTACTGGGGAAATGAAAATCTAAAGCCAGAAAATTCTATACAATGGGACATTGGGGCAGGATATAAAGGATTTAGCGTAAGCTACTTCAAGTTTTCTATAAGGGATATGATTGATTATGATTTTGCCACAAGTAAATACCAAAACATTCCTGGTAAAACTAAAATAAAAGGAATTGATGCTTCATATTCGAGATACATTAATCTTTTAAATACATTTTTAAGACTAAACTATACCTATTTAGACTCTAAAGACCCAAAAACAGGAAAAAGACTTGCAAGAAGACCATTACATCAGATTGGTTTTGATGTTATCTGGTATCCGACCGAAGCTGTAAATATAGGATTTACAGGGTTATATGTTGATAAAAGGAAAGATGCATATGGAGAAAATATCGGCTACTACACAGTTATAAATGCCTTTGCTAACTTTAATATAAACAAATATCTGCTTGCCTATGTAAAGTTGGATAATATAACAGACAAGTTTTATCAGACTGTTGCAGGTTATGCCACACCAGATAGAAGTTTATATGCAGGTATACAGCTAAAATGGTGATAGATGAGAATAACCCGTTTATATCCAAGGAGATACTTCTGGTATAAGTTCGTTAATTCACTTTTTACAGGTCTTTCAATAGGTTCAATATTCACAATATATGCTCCTTTAAAGCCCTCTATCTACTCGGTAGGGGGCGTTTTACTTGCTCTTGGAATGCTAATAGTTGCTAAATTTTATGAAAAATTAATGAACCTGAAAATATTTTTCTTAATTTCTATACTTGTTGAAATTGTTATCTTATTTATGGTTGGTTATTTTCTAATAAAACCTTACACCTACACAACTGCTTTATTGGTTTATGCCGGTTATCAGCTTACTTTTGTTTTTGGTTCTTATCTGGTAAGAACTGAAACAATTTTTTTAAAAAAGAAAAAATTTTTATCCCTTGTTGATATTTATAAACAGGCTGGATATTTATCTGGACTGGTAATTTCTTTTATTTTTTATCGTAGCCTGGAATATTTTCTTGGGATTACAACAAATCAGGATAAGGTCTATTATCTGCATTTTATTCTGTTGTTTGTTGAAATATTGATAATTATCCTTTTAATCAGGTCCTTTAGAATAAGAAGAATTTAAGATTTCTTCTTTTCTGCTCTTTTTATGAGATAGGCAAGAATAGCTGTTGCAACAACTCCAAATGCACTAATAAATAAAATTATCAACATATAATATGTCTCAACACTCATTATTTTTACCTCCCAAATACAGCAAATAATATAAATCCAAAAACTGCAATATACAAAAGTTTAGCTGTCAATTTCTCTTTAACAAGAGGTTGCAGAAACGCAAATATAACAAATGCAATAGCAAGATTAATAAACCCTTTTCCTAACTCATTAGCTATATTTTTAAAACCTTCCATAAATTAATTATAACCCAATAAATTAACCTGACAATGAAAAAAGGCAGAGACTAAAGGATTTCTTTGAGAGGGTCTATATGTTTGTAGAAAGTATATTTTTCCTGATAGTTTTGAAGCAGGTCTAAAGCGTCTGGGATAAATTTGATAAGGTCTGTAGCTTTCATACTTTCTTTATTGATGTATTGAGAGGCTATATCTCCTGAAAGTCCATGGAGATAAACCCCTGTTTTTGTTCCTTCTTCTGCTCCAAGCCTATAAACCATTGTTCCCAGAATTCCTGCAAGGACATCTCCTGTGCCTGCTGTTGCCATTCCCTCATTTCCACGGATTGAGTAATAAACTTTACCTTCTGGGGTTGAGATTACTGTCCGTGAGCCTTTAAGAACTACATACGTTTTGGTTTCTGTGGAAAACTCTCTAACTACATCTTCCATATTGTCCAGTATTTCCTTTGTTGAAATCCCTGTTAATCTGGACATTTCACCAATATGTGGTGTTAGCACCGTTGGGTATTTTCTTTTTTGCAGAAGTTTTTTAAATCCATCTATTATTGCAAGATTATTTAGTCCGTCAGCATCAATAACAACAGGCATTTTTTCTTTTAAAATTCTTTCCACAACCTGCATTGTATACTGATTTATAGACATTCCCATACCAATAGCTATAGATGTAAATTTGCCGTTTTTAATGATTTGCTTAATCTGGTCAGCAGCTTTTTTTCCGAATGTTCCATCTTTGCTGTCAACAGGGATACTCATCTCTTCTATTAAGGCTGTTTCAAATATACTGTCAAGCTCCTCAGGAATTACTACAGAAACAAGTCCTGAACCAGCTGCAGTTGCAGATTTTGCAGCCATAATAGGTGCACCTGTTTTACCTTTTGAACCGCCAATCACAAGCAGATGACCATAGGTATACTTATGACTGTTTTTCTTTCTTTCAGGTAAAACAAGCTCTACAGGTTCAAGCAGATATCTATGGATTTCCTTTAAATACTGGTGGTCTATAGATATATCAACCACATAAACATCTCCACAAAACTCACAGGCAGGATATAAAACATGGGCAACCTTGGGATAAGCAAAGGTTATGGTTATATCTGCTTTTGTGTGAACCCCTTCTATATTTCCTGTATCTGTTGACAATCCTGATGGTATATCAACGGCAACCACATAGCTGGCATAGTTATTTATGATTTCTATTGCCTTTTCCCTGTAACCTTTTACAGGTGGTTTAAATCCAGTGCCAAAAATAGCATCAACCACTATATCAGCAGACTTTATTGCATTTCTGAGTTTTCCTAATTTATCTTTTCCTATAAGACTAACCTGACCGCCGAAGGTTTCAAATATTTCAAGATTTTTTCTATTATCTTCTGATAATTTTTTGGTGGTATCTGAAAGTATAAAAACTTTCACATCTTTGCCGGCAAGAAGCAGATAACGGGCTATTACAAGCCCATCTCCACCATTATTCCCACTTCCTGCAACAACAACAGCAGAGTTGAAATCCTTTTTTTCAAGGATTATTTGGGCTGCCGTTCTACCGGCATTCTCCATTAAAACAAGTGATGGAATTCCGGTCAGCTTTATTGTGTTTTCGTCTGCAAAAGCCATTTCGCTGGCTTTTAATAACTTCATTCCTGAATATGCTCCTTCACAAATTCATAGAGAGCTTCCACTGCTTCAATAATATCTCCATACATATCATAATCATAACATATAGAAACACTACAACCATCTGACATTGCCATTTCTTCCAGCTCTATGATTTGCTCTATCCAGTCTGGAAATTTTACGGTAGTTTTTTGTTCTATTAACTCAATCAGATTTCTGATTGAACCTACCTTTTCAATCTCAAGACCATAGCTTAGGCCAAGTGCTTTTAGTAGTGCTCTTGTGGCATTTTGAAGATGAAAAAAAACAAGTCCATCATCACAAAAATCAATTTCCAAGAGTTCGTGGGCTTCATTTAATTCCTTTTCTCCTGTTTTAAAAAGCTCCTCCCTCATAGCTGGAACCTCAAATCTGACAGATTTTTTAATGTATTATCAAAAGGATAAAATCCAAGCAGCCTTAAAATCAAGGTATATGTTCCCTCTTCTCCAATAATATTGAATATGTCCTGATGGGAAGCCTTTACTGTGTAAAGGTCTGCAATATATTTGTATGGATTTTGCTGGGAAATATTATCAAGTGTTTTACTAAATAAATGATAGAAGAATTCTCCCTCATTTGATTTTATCAAGGCCAGCCAGCCTATAAGCTCATCTTCGGAAATCTGTTTCGTGAAATATTTTGCAAACAGTTCTTTTAAGCGGTTGTCATCATCATTTTCTTTTGGGGTTTCAAGGAATTCTTCATATCTTTGTGTAAAATATAAATAATCTGCTTTAAAGTTGTTGTCCTCTCCGTAATAGATATTTATAGGCTTGTCCAGAGTTTTTTTATTTAAATAGCCTTTTGAAATATACGGATATCTGAATAGCTTTTTAAGAAATAGCTTCATACTTCCTACAAACTCACCTGTGCTGAAACCTTCATCTTGAGCCTGTCTGAACAGCTCAAACAGGTAGTATATGATATCATCCCCGTTGTAATATCTAACCAGTAAAACAGGATTAACATTTTCTATTCCAAGAAGCCAGAATATTGATTCTATTTTTTCAAATGTATCAACATCCTGCCGACGTAAACTTTCCTCAAAAACATTTTTCT of Persephonella sp. IF05-L8 contains these proteins:
- a CDS encoding DsrE family protein, with the translated sequence MAKKKVVVIIKSNPFSWKAFEALRQSVGLSMEHSLSVIFLKDGVYTLTDWKPQMIGIEPIDKSMEALGMMEASIIAEEEAIRERGIKPKNWPVEVQVIPKDDICEIVKEAEVVITW
- a CDS encoding anaerobic ribonucleoside-triphosphate reductase activating protein, which codes for MRIAGIQKFSLIDFPGKLSAVLFVQGCNFRCGYCHNRELVLPEYFSSTIPEEEVFQFLKNRVGKLQGVVITGGEPTIFTDLIQFIKKIKSLGFSVKLDTNGSNPEVLKEIIENKLVDYIAMDIKAPIGRYKEITGVETDTEKILSSVELIKNSGIDYEFRTTLIKDFHSLKEILQICQIIKGCKKYVLQNFNSSSSLVSQEYEKKSGFLQEEIKNLKNQLKKSCPNVAIRN
- a CDS encoding DsrE family protein produces the protein MNLLIIMASNPYSHDFNTAVKLATASLERNHKTRIFFMGNGIYSIVRPEIKELVDKGAQVYYCAHNAEQRKIKPEEWAESSSMYGLSKLITEADKVIMLS
- the tkt gene encoding transketolase, which translates into the protein MENIDWLCINTIRVLSLDQIQTAKSGHPGMPLGASPMAYVLWDKFLRHNPKNPNWFNRDRFILSAGHASAMLYSLLHLYGYDLPLEELKRFRQWGSKTPGHPEYGHTPGVEATTGPLGQGFGMGVGMAIAECFLANYFNREGFNIIDHYTYAIVSDGDLMEGISSEAAALAGRLKLGKLIYLYDDNHITIDGPTDITWNEDIELRFKAHGWHVITVPDGEDLDAIYGAIKAAQDEKEKPSLIRIKTHIGWHSPKQDNPAVHGAPLSEEEAKATKKALGFPEDKMFYIPQEALNHFRKAIDRGRELEEQWNKMFEEYKKAYPELAAEFERFIKGELPEGWDEELPVYTDTSKKIATRSASGETLNALADKIPNIIGGSADLASSNKVVLKGKGEFYCDTPSGRNIHFGIREHAMGAAVNGMALHGGLIPFGATFFVFSDYMRASVRLAALMGVHSIFVYTHDSIGVGEDGPTHQPIEHLMSFRVMPDLTVIRPADANETVEAWKIAIREKKPVVLVLTRQNVPVLDPQKYDIKNGVQKGAYILEDDDNPDIILIGTGSEVHVCLGAAEILRKEGKKVRVVSMPSWELFFKQSEEYRKSILPSGTPKLAVEAGSSLGWKEIVGENGAVVGMESFGASAPGNVLMEKFGFTPENVANKAKELLGE
- a CDS encoding DUF481 domain-containing protein produces the protein MFKRTFLIILGLPISVFAVSTNSYVLHGELSYVKTSGNSNTETFATKIQLKKEFKLNRFFGKGEFFYGKTNNKENTNKLYLLGRWERLLGDRLFVFLQGDYLRDKFSGYNYQTTWSGGLGYDVIKTKKHYLKGLTSIGYTFEDFKTGGSNDYTTGTVEIDYTWYILDNLKFIEEFKYRVNLEDTKTYFINSDTGIQVKINSHLSLGIGYRIAYQNNTPSPDVKKTDTTFLTSLIIDY
- a CDS encoding TonB-dependent receptor yields the protein MKKVLISALLSFPAFAYQLDNIKIEAGYGTKSEISQITSPVNVITGEEINEKHPFDFKDTIFNRNGFAFSSNGGFGQTVSIYLWGTHPKRTVLYIDGIRANDFTTPNQSAAYELFMMDDIQRIEIVKGIQSGVWGADAVGGVINIVTQKPEKGFHLKTSGLIGDYNTKKAGITLSYANEKIDMLLGYHWFKTSGFSAAEPLNKRWDEAGYERDPYRNETVNFKMGWNITPKDRVEAVVKNIDAVIHYDAAAAVDAKDYDDPFAFGISEYFNHYSQKFYKLQYDKKFKNNHLTLLFAKSKFSRTQYGGYEGEYREYTIKDKFNYSFGFVKFGFSRQNFIQSKDGYSIPKLSRYHNNGYYLTNLSKINRFYLSQSIRHDSYSVFKDKTTWKLGAKYLFNKDLYVSANWGTGYNVPTIDQLFNPYWGNENLKPENSIQWDIGAGYKGFSVSYFKFSIRDMIDYDFATSKYQNIPGKTKIKGIDASYSRYINLLNTFLRLNYTYLDSKDPKTGKRLARRPLHQIGFDVIWYPTEAVNIGFTGLYVDKRKDAYGENIGYYTVINAFANFNINKYLLAYVKLDNITDKFYQTVAGYATPDRSLYAGIQLKW
- a CDS encoding sulfurtransferase TusA family protein yields the protein MSEIKVDRELDLKGEVCPFTFVKSKLIMEQMEPGQVLRVILDYKPSVENVPKSMREEGQEVLEINQIDDNLWEVIIRKVK
- the moeB gene encoding molybdopterin-synthase adenylyltransferase MoeB — encoded protein: MSFQFTEEQIKRYSRHIILPEVGGKGQQKLLQSKVLVVGAGGLGSPALYYLAAAGVGTIGIVDFDVVDFSNLQRQILHNTERVGKPKVESAKMTLEALNPDVNVIAYNERIHKGNVMDIIKDYDVVLDGSDNFPTRFLVNDACYFLGKPLVSAAILRFEGQLTTFDYRDKENSPCYRCLFPEPPPPGLVPSCQEAGLLGVVGGIMGTLQANEALKLILEIGEPLVGKLLVFDALTTEFNIVKLRKDKKCPLCGENPTIKELIEYDQACDIHF
- a CDS encoding sulfurtransferase TusB, whose translation is MVNNLWIIKRPADFPEADMLEDDDMIILIQDAVLRVPYIDNWAACKEDALARNIRIPEDKLLEYTEIIDIIEKANKVIVW
- the pdxA gene encoding 4-hydroxythreonine-4-phosphate dehydrogenase PdxA, whose amino-acid sequence is MVKIAISLGDPAGISPEILVKGSKKLPEASYIIYGSQKAIEKAKEITGQSFEYALISSPEEANSQGFFLINIYDKDFQPGKPSIETGKAAILFLENAVKDILRKKADVLVTLPISKQYVMEAGFRFAGHTDYLAHVSGVKNYIMMLMCDELKVALATTHIPLKDVPKAIKKENIISKIKLLDRELKNKFRINSPKIAVLGLNPHAGDGGNIGTEEIEIIQPAIDTLRKEGFDIVGALSADTAFNRRDEFDAYFAMYHDQGLIPLKLLCFKKAINITLGLPFIRTSPDHGTGFDIAGKNIADPSSFVEAVKLAYKLATINSL